The genomic region CGTTGTGGCGAGATTGCTGTCGATAACAGGAGGCGAATGTTGAATAATGTTAGAAGCCAATATCTACCAAACGATACTTGTTCTTCAGGGTCCTGCCAGAATCAGGTTTATGTTTCTCATGCTGGCCATAAGGGAATGTTCTGTAGGAACCATACTTGCTCCGCCCGGGAGTTTGATTGCCTCACAGATGTTTCTACTACAAGGAATAGTCCCCAATACTCCATATACTGCCCTCGACATACTTGCAGTAAAAGTGGATGTGGGCTCCAGATCCTGGCTCACGATACTCCCCTTTGCAAGAGGCATCACGATCAGCTTGAATTGGCTATTTCCGTTCTTCGTTGAGAGCTACTGGTTTGTTTGAGAAGCCTATCATATTCCAGCAAGGTATGCCTGGCTTTGAAATAGCCCAGCGAAAAATATTATACGCCGCCTCGAAAGTATGTCACTCCAGCACGCTGCAAACGAAGAGTCCTGTCAGCGGCAAAGAATGACGATTTCGTATTTATAGGAGACGGGCGGGTTGACCAAGGGCATGGGGTCAGAACTTATATTCCTATATATCAAGGTTGGAGGCTGCTTTccttactatctatatactaCATTTTCACATAGCATATACTCTTGACTATATAGCCCGTTTGAACTCATCTCACCTCCGTACTGGTACATTAGACATCCTCCTACCTTGATCCTTTGGTTGTTGCAAAGCATTTATAGACCTAATAGAGAAACTGGAGTCAACAGTAGTCACCTACAAAAGCCTCCAGGAACATATATCATCCTAGATAGTCTGTCACGACTTGTTTGGCTGGATCCTTTCTGTCACATTCTTCAGAGTCGCGAATCCAACTCAAATCAAATCTACCAAGGATTGCagttttctttaaaaaggtattttCGTTGTTCTCATATAGTCCCAAACTCCCTATCCTTTTCCGAAGCTTCCAGCATCACAAGAGTCCTCTATCAGTACCCATGCCTCCCAATCCAATTTTCATTCTGATTGACCCCTCTATGAggtctccttcttctcctcgaccttttcatctccctcctcgatctcaacCGACCCAACGGCAGCGCTCAGACCACCCTCTTCTTGGTTCTTttcctcaagcttcttagcAGTTGACAAGAAGTACTCAGCAACGTCGTTCTTGTGGTTGAAGTAGGCCAGATCAAGAGGAACGTAGTTCTGCTCGTTTGCCAGCGCGGGGGAAGCGCCTTGCTCCAGGAGCAGCTTGATGACATCGAGGTGACCGCCCAGTGCTGCCCAGTGAAGGCCTGTGTTTCCGGCCTCGTTTGCCTCGTCAAGAAATGCCTGCTTCTGCTCCTTTGGTTGGGTATCGAAATATTGGATGAGTTGCCTGACGATTTCTACAATATGTTAGTCTGGCATTGTTTCACAGTTGGACTCCAAAATGGTTCTTAGGCCTCGCAAAATCTCATTTGTTTCAGGGTTGGACATACCTAGGTGACCATTTCCTGTCGCCATGTGTAAACATGTTGACTTGTTGGAAGCATCTTGAGCAGCCGCTACAATCTCAGCAGGACTGACATTCTCCCGCTCCGCCAGACTCTTGATAGTCTCAGTCAGATCCTCCTGCTCTCCTGCTCGCGCAAAGTAAATGAGATCatcaatctcttcttccgTGAGTTTGggtgccatgatgatgcGCTTGGTGATGTTTTCAGGTCAAGAATATAAAATTTTATGATGAGGGGACTGTGTGGTTAGATACCCCGCTATTTTCGCACCGTGTGGAGTGTAGATCGCTGCAGGGTAGTTAAGTTCAATTTTCACCCTCGATTTTAGGGAAAGGAAAAGTAAACTACCAGCTGACTTAGTCGCTGTGTCAGTAAATTCCCTCTTTTCCCTTGTGAATTGACTCCTTTACCGAAGATCATAATAGAGTTCCCTTCAAATAATCCATGCAAGTCAAATTCTCTCACTAATGAGTGCTTCCCCAATTTCGCCATCAAGCCATGAACACAAGTCTCCAGATTCATCCAGCCATTCAATT from Fusarium fujikuroi IMI 58289 draft genome, chromosome FFUJ_chr04 harbors:
- a CDS encoding related to ankyrin repeat-containing YAR1, producing MAPKLTEEEIDDLIYFARAGEQEDLTETIKSLAERENVSPAEIVAAAQDASNKSTCLHMATGNGHLEIVRQLIQYFDTQPKEQKQAFLDEANEAGNTGLHWAALGGHLDVIKLLLEQGASPALANEQNYVPLDLAYFNHKNDVAEYFLSTAKKLEEKNQEEGGLSAAVGSVEIEEGDEKVEEKKETS